The following are encoded together in the Octopus sinensis linkage group LG15, ASM634580v1, whole genome shotgun sequence genome:
- the LOC115219948 gene encoding uncharacterized protein LOC115219948 — protein sequence MARQATIRGRNGEELHDQEGIRKRWKEYTEQLYAGNSLNGQAEEKPLELELDPDILEDEVVWAMKQLANRKAPGTDGIPLELLKPIPTKTLTSLCQRIWRTGKWPR from the coding sequence ATGGCCAGACAAGCAACCATCCGAGGGAGAAATGGTGAAGAACTGCATGACCAAGAAGGGATCAGGAAAAGATGGAAAGAGTACACTGAACAGTTGTATGCAGGGAACAGCCTTAATGGGCAGGCAGAAGAGAAACCACTGGAACTGGAACTGGATCCAGACATCCTGGAGGATGAGGTGGTATGGGCAATGAAACAGCTGGCCAACCGAAAAGCCCCAGGTACTGATGGCATTCCACTAGAATTACTCAAGCCAATACCAACAAAAACACTAACATCGCTTTGCCAACGAATATGGAGAACCGGTAAGTGGCCAAGGTAA